Proteins encoded in a region of the Rutidosis leptorrhynchoides isolate AG116_Rl617_1_P2 chromosome 9, CSIRO_AGI_Rlap_v1, whole genome shotgun sequence genome:
- the LOC139868434 gene encoding uncharacterized protein: MANNSTEASTGDDFNSPNHPLFLHQQDHPGLILISKKLTGSDNYSTWRRSMMIALNAKNKTKLINGEFEEPDANSRARALWERNNDMIISWILNTISDQIGNSLNFVSTTKDIWNKLQEHYAQLDGHRIYQLAHEIAQLKQTNCTIEVYYHQLKGYWDEVDALESPYVCTCPCTCENGRLNGERDQRKRLMQFLMGLDECYANVRGQILLMQPLPTVAKAYGIIRQEERQRDHSTVTASISATLAMQSNSRSYNNNTSKWSSVKTNTNNTPYERKSKFKKGVICGNCGFEGHIKEECYKLVGYPAGHPLHDKYKPPTKTPPHTAAQSYSAHPLYPAQSSKNVNMVIGNNNDNNSENAMIARMDQLQNQLNQVLLMMQSSKQDSETGMNYNTTGTHRIIASHLTAQKYRFIASVILHLKDAWVVDSGATDHVSTSLSCLNNVYTCIKPIYVTLPNGLNTQVTKCGTVTINSNITLYDVLYIPSFSYNLISVSKLGSHHLPLSVLFTPISCHFQDHNKRIAHGTVFNGLYVI, encoded by the coding sequence ATGGCGAACAATTCGACTGAAGCATCAACAGGAGATGATTTCAATTCACCAAATCATCCACTCTTCTTACATCAACAGGATCATCCTGGTCTGATTCTCATTTCGAAGAAACTTACAGGATCAGATAACTATAGCACATGGAGGCGATCGATGATGATCGCACTTAATGCTAAAAACAAGACGAAGCTCATCAATGGTGAATTCGAAGAACCTGATGCAAACTCAAGAGCAAGAGCACTTTGGGAGAGGAACAACGATATGATCATATCGTGGATCCTTAACACAATCTCAGATCAAATTGGTAATTCATTGAATTTTGTTAGCACAACGAAAGATATCTGGAATAAACTACAGGAACACTATGCTCAATTAGATGGACATAGGATCTACCAATTAGCTCATGAAATTGCTCAATTGAAACAAACAAACTGCACAATTGAGGTTTACTACCATCAATTAAAAGGCTATTGGGATGAAGTTGATGCATTAGAATCACCATACGTTTGCACATGTCCATGTACCTGTGAAAATGGGAGACTAAATGGAGAAAGAGACCAAAGGAAACGATTGATGCAATTTCTCATGGGCTTAGATGAGTGCTATGCTAATGTCAGAGGACAAATACTCCTTATGCAACCACTTCCTACTGTTGCAAAGGCTTATGGCATAATAAGGCAAGAAGAACGACAAAGGGATCATTCTACTGTCACAGCTTCCATTTCTGCAACTCTGGCAATGCAATCGAATAGTAGAAGCTATAACAATAACACATCTAAATGGAGCTCAGTCAAAACAAACACAAACAACACACCTTATGAGAGAAAGAGCAAATTCAAGAAAGGAGTTATATGTGGAAATTGTGGTTTTGAAGGGCATATAAAGGAAGAGTGCTACAAATTGGTTGGATACCCTGCAGGTCATCCACTTCATGATAAATACAAGCCTCCAACCAAGACTCCTCCACACACTGCTGCACAGTCATACTCTGCACATCCATTATACCCTGCACAATCATCAAAGAATGTCAACATGGTAATTGggaacaacaatgacaacaactcAGAGAATGCTATGATTGCCAGAATGGATCAGCTCCAAAATCAACTTAACCAAGTGTTACTAATGATGCAGTCATCAAAACAAGACTCTGAAACTGGTATGAACTATAACACCACAGGTACTCACAGAATCATAGCTTCTCATCTAACTGCACAGAAATATAGATTCATTGCTTCTGTTATTTTACATTTGAAAGATGCTTGGGTGGTTGATAGTGGTGCTACTGACCATGTCTCAACCTCACTTTCCTGCTTGAATAATGTCTATACCTGCATAAAACCAATCTATGTTACCCTACCAAATGGCTTAAACACTCAAGTCACTAAATGTGGCACTGTCACAATCAATTCTAACATCACACTTTATGATGTTCTCTACATACCAAGTTTTTCATATAATCTTATCTCTGTTAGTAAACTAGGATCACATCATTTACCACTTTCTGTGCTATTCACTCCCATATCATGTCATTTTCAAGACCACAACAAGAGGATTGCTCATGGCACCGTCTTTAATGGTCTATATGTGATTTAA
- the LOC139868436 gene encoding pentatricopeptide repeat-containing protein At3g29230-like, translating to MALHLQCSVDPIDLKTWNKIIKKQVIDGDTKSAFHSYQQLQQSFTPDNFTYPVLLKAVSCPRIGLALHAQIAKSPFHNHMLVQTCLLNMYSSIKSIHDARKVFESMQVKDTVAWNSMLDAYVSSRNMDAAIQVFQFVPKKDIFTFNIMLSGYANTGNMDSARALFIEMPERNIISCNSMILACVNYGDMDEARKVFDEMPERNVISWNTLLGSYLNLKLFDQVIVLFERMKAENNVHPDYLTVTTALSACSGLGLLEKGREIHIYALYLGLVSSKHVITALIDMYAKCGCVESFLYVFYKSKVRDVFCWNALLSGLALHGYGTNALKVFDEMRLTTKHDDVTFIALLSACSHSGLIEEGQNLFNSMEIKYGVTRKTEHYGCFVDLLGRAGLLESAYMIIDTMPFRPEKSVLGALLSACVNYRDLEIGEKVVNILLSNKDEDGLNDGDYMMVSNLYASCDCWDEANCWRAKMNDSGIVKTAGWSSISIGNTVQNFLAGSFD from the coding sequence ATGGCTCTCCATTTGCAATGCTCTGTTGACCCGATTGACCTTAAAACATGGAACAAAATCATCAAGAAACAAGTTATTGATGGTGACACTAAATCTGCATTTCATTCATACCAACAGCTGCAACAATCATTCACTCCAGATAACTTTACATACCCTGTCTTACTCAAAGCAGTTTCGTGTCCTCGAATCGGGTTAGCCCTCCATGCCCAAATAGCTAAGTCACCATTTCACAACCATATGTTAGTTCAAACTTGTCTTCTTAACATGTACTCATCTATTAAATCAATTCATGATGCTCGTAAGGTTTTTGAATCAATGCAAGTAAAGGATACAGTTGCATGGAATTCAATGTTGGATGCATACGTTTCATCTCGGAATATGGATGCTGCTATCCAAGTATTTCAATTTGTGCCTAAAAAAGATATTTTTACTTTTAATATCATGTTATCAGGGTATGCAAATACGGGTAATATGGACTCGGCCAGAGCATTGTTTATTGAAATGCCTGAACGAAATATAATCTCATGCAACTCTATGATTCTGGCATGTGTTAATTATGGGGATATGGATGAAGcacgtaaggtgtttgatgaaatgcctgaaCGGAATGTCATTTCATGGAACACGTTACTTGGATCGTATTTGAATCTAAAGTTATTTGACCAAGTTATTGTACTTTTTGAAAGGATGAAAGCGGAGAATAATGTACATCCGGATTATCTTACGGTAACCACAGCCTTATCTGCTTGTTCTGGATTAGGGTTGCTAGAAAAAGGTCGCGAAATTCACATTTACGCTTTATATTTAGGACTCGTCTCGAGTAAACATGTAATAACTGCCCTAATAGACATGTACGCCAAATGTGGATGCGTAGAGAGCTTTTTATATGTGTTTTACAAGTCTAAAGTGCGAGACGTTTTCTGTTGGAATGCACTCTTATCTGGACTTGCTCTTCACGGTTATGGTACTAATGCCCttaaagtgtttgatgaaatgcgtcTAACAACAAAACATGATGATGTAACATTTATAGCTTTGCTTAGTGCATGTAGCCATTCGGGGCTGATAGAAGAGGGTCAAAACCTTTTTAATTCCATGGAAATTAAATATGGCGTGACTCGTAAAACGGAACATTATGGGTGCTTTGTTGATCTTCTCGGACGAGCCGGGTTACTTGAAAGTGCTTACATGATCATTGATACGATGCCATTTAGGCCAGAAAAGTCTGTGTTGGGTGCATTGCTTAGTGCTTGTGTGAATTATAGGGATCTTGAAATAGGAGAGAAGGTTGTGAATATACTTCTATCGAATAAAGATGAAGACGGGTTAAACGATGGGGATTATATGATGGTATCTAATTTGTATGCTTCTTGTGACTGTTGGGATGAAGCGAATTGCTGGAGAGCAAAGATGAATGATTCAGGTATTGTTAAGACTGCAGGGTGGAGTTCTATCAGCATTGGTAATACTGTACAGAATTTTTTAGCGGGAAGTTTCGATTGA